From the Chiroxiphia lanceolata isolate bChiLan1 chromosome 6, bChiLan1.pri, whole genome shotgun sequence genome, the window TACATCAAAACTGCCCATCATGATCTTTTTATTGAAATTCATGAAAAGCAAGCAATATAATAAAGGTGGTTGTTAAGGTAATTAactcctctgatttttttttttttttttttaatttatcagaTGCAGTAGATAACCACAGATCTTTTAATGATAAGCATGGTTTCACTGGTAAACGTGAAATACAGCTTGATGAGGATATTAAAGCAGGTAACAAAAATCTGAAAGCCACTattgttgatttgtttttaatgatttGCAATCTATTTACTATTAACTGACTACCTAGATACAAGGCTATTCCTGCACTTTAACAGAAATCCCAATAAACAcgtgaaaggaagaaaagtgacTTTTGGCCATTTGGTGTGTTCTTTGTATGGTCATAGTTTAAAACATGATATGTTTTCCTAGGCACTTAGAGAACTTTGTTGCTTTAAAGGTATGATAGGTCatattgctttgaaaaatttttttttttttttttgttttcatatgttCAAATAAGTATTTCAAATGTCACCTTAGACactcaagggttttttttttttttctcagcaaagaAGTGAGTTGACAAAGGCATCTTTCAGTAACAAAAGCTCAAAAAATATAAAGTCTCAAGATTTCCACTGTTTAAGTAAAGTGGATTATCATCACAAAAGGTTGAGGATCTGGTTGCAACTGAAGTCAAGTCAACATAATGTTTTGATATTGCATATGTCAGAATTTAGTAAATATCAATGAAAAGGATGCAGCTTAGTTCTGGATTTTTCATACAAAGCCAAGCCTCTAAAGTATGTCTAGACTTCCTTTATGAAGAGAAGCTGACaatttttagctttattttaagCACCTATTTCAGGATAAGATGCAGAAACTTCTAGAAAAGcctatttctttctcctgagGAGAAACCAAAACTGCTGCAAACATCTAAAGTGAGCTGGTATGAATCTCATCTTTAGACTGTTAAAGAGTGACCACAGTACTTACTTGAGTACTATTGCATTCATCACTGCACTAGTGGGGGAGGACAGAGCTTTTGCAGGCTATTTTAAATACACCCAGCATAATGGAAGTGTAGTTAACACTAAATAAGTTCATAAATATAGGAAATGTACTTGATTACTATCTCATAGACGTACTTTCTAAAGGAAAGAGTAACACCAATACATTTCTTAGCTGTTAACATTCTGTAAATGACTGTCTGTTTAGTTCTGGTACATAGTGTGGTTTtgtgtgtggtggttttttggtgctgtgctttgtttgttttggtttttttttgtttgtttggttttggttttgttttttgttttgtttgtttgtttgtttttaaggccaaaaaaaaaaaaggaagcaccCATTTTTTCAAACTCTGgtgtaaaaataatattttgccaGTCAGAAACAatgtgaaaggaagaaagttgTAATCTAACAATGGAGTTCACATTGCAACATGTTGCCATTAGTGGATATATTGGATCCTTTACAGGAATATGAACTCTTAGGTTTATGGAACTCTTTTGCCAGATACTGTTGTGCCTCCACAATTACAGGTAAACCCAGCCAAACGTGTCAGGATTAGACTGGAAACTTATATTGGTGCCTCTGCTATGAACctcatgcttttcttttatcaaaagttttctttgaagctgaagTTTATTACAGAGTTCCTACCTAAAGGAgatttaaatacaaaaacaaacaaaaaaagggtaTAAGATAGTCAGAAtctaattttaattgaaaaggaagctttttttttttagttagttaattttttctgattatttacATAGGCACTTTAAAATGGCAATATACACACATTATTGCTGCAAAAGAATTAATGCAAAGGACTGTGCTCTCTCCCTGAAGGAATGCTGCAAAATTTGTAAGCTCTCCAGATAACCTAGAAGAACTTGCAAGCTGTATTAGGGACTTAACACTAGgtccagaaaaataaaagatcacTACAAAACAACCATCCATGAGCATAATTAGTCAAATCTTCAAATTACaagatcataattttttttaacttattctATACAGAAATAAAGGTCAGTCACAGAGTATAGAGAAATACACATGTACAGTATGCCCAagccactgaagaaaaatatttatccaaTGAATATTACATTGGTAATAAAATCTGGGTCAGAAAGCGACTAATATAATAACCATAACAAAATTCTATAACAGAttaggtggggaaaaaaagttaaggaaaaattcaaataatcCAAGTATTACTAGCGTAAATAATAGCAACATCTTTGTGTCAGTTCAAAGACTGGAAGACAAGACTTTTAGCTGCAAGCatgttaaatacattttcaaatgcttATTCTCAATATACCAAAGACCTTTGTGTCCCTTCAACTTTCAtcagtgtttttttaatttgttttgcagagCTCGGTCTGCCTTCTATCCGGTAGGACAGTATTGTCAGTGATGTAATAATGGGCTCTTGGTACTGGCACCCATCTCTATGCAGAGAACTAAAAATCTTGGGGCAATTACTTGCTATTTGTTCTCTAATACAGGACAATTCTCCATCCTGTTGGAAAAAAGCAAGATGTCTTCCCtgcccccctctccctctctttttttcttttttctgcattaacaGATACAGAAAGCATCCTTCTCAGCCTCCCAAAGTGCAATAACAAGCTCCCAGGACTCCATTAGGCCATTAAAATAGCATCAAAAGGCCTATTTTCACTAGATCAGAGATGAGTATATTGGTTTAGATACCTGTGTAAAAACATACCTCTCCGGGCTTTTAGAAAGACACCCAGGCCCAGCTTTTGGGCTACAAATCACTTCTATGTCTCTCAAGAGGCTTATTTGGAACAAAATCAGACTATGTGAAGAACTTTTAACTGTTTTGTAAAGGTGACAAATTTGTCAATTAAATGTAACCTTATCCCTTCAGTCTCAGGTTAGTGGACACAAGAGAGAGAGTTGAGAACTGAGGAAAACTCTTCTGCATCAGAACTCTGAACACTGTGACCATTAAGGGGtcaaagcagctgctgtgcagcgATGGCATACGGAGCTGGGCAGTTTTGATTCTGAGAATTGCAGTTACCACCCTTAAAGGGGCTTCACTCTTCCCTGAAATGAGGTTTTCCATTAaagattttaaggaaaaaggcATTTCAGGTAGCTTATTTTCAGGGTACTTATAAACTTAGCCGTGATGTCACATAAAATGTATCTTCCTACTGTGTAACATTAAGTGACAGCCAACTTGTTTTATAGGGAATCTTGGAAGACCACTCTCTGATGAAAACATTATGCGTACAGTAATCGAATTTTTGACTTACTTGCATCTTAAAGGTTAGTGAATGCCCTTTAACCTTTCACAGCTTCTGGTATGAGAAGACAAGAGTATCCCTGAGTGTACCAGTCTGCTACAGATTTGAATGTGCAAGATTTTGAACAGCACCTTGGGAACACACACAGCTAGTATGCAAAACCACAGGTCAATGAATATCTGATGTAGCAGGATTCTTATACCATTTGGTCGCTTGTTAGTGGCACAAGAAATACCTCTCCCTTTTTGCATGTATTCTACAATAAAGGTGCATCATAAAATTGCAACAATGCTAAGATGAACGTTGGCAAATAGCTCAAAATGCTGCTAGTAAAATCTCTGTAGAGCCTCAAAATTGTGATGAGAATTGTAATGTTGGGCTTACAGCTGATTCTATAAGAATGGTAACCTTATTATAGAattcaatgaagaaaaaacttgTATGTTTCTGAGTTTTCAttagttttgctttaaaaaaatgcaaacaaacacaaTTTTAGCTTTCAAAAACCTCTTCAGGGCTTCTAAAATTGTCTGCAAAATGTATACAAATATGATATATAGTTGCAAAGAAAATGGGTAGAAAACAATTATTCTACTGAAAATGTCTGagcatttttctgtctcagaaaGTTGACAATTCAATAAATCAGTAACTTCCGTATTCTTACTTTTGCATACAACAAATTATAAGCAATTTTGGGGCAAGTGTATGCTGTGGAACTGTGTGTTACATacatgttttaatttcattattaaaagaGACTTTCAAGAGATCTGTTCATTTTTTGCATATCTAGGATCAGTTTTTGGCATTGTTGTCTGAGTTATTTGTACCTACCCAGGCAAAATAATTCTCATTACTGAAAATATCAACCCAGTATTTTTTGCATCAAATTTGTATCGGAAACAAAACCTCTTTATGGTTAGTAATAAGGGcctgaaataatttatgtatatgtatataaagtAGATTATTAGCCTGTATATTTACTGTGCACAATGAGGTAGCTTGTTTCTTGTgccactgtgaagaaagagCCCCAAACATTCTCTTACTCTACTGTGTGAGCCTAGGAAGTAAAATCAATATCTGAACACAACAAAAAGGTTGTAAAACAAGTAGAGCTCAAGCACATGAGCTCTGAGAGGGCAAAAAGCTGCTAAGTTGGACAAGAAAAACCCCCAATCTTCAGATCATATGAAATGGCTTTTCCATGAGATAGTTCTTATGTTCCCAGGTTTCAGAAGACACAGTGTTATTGCATTATATTAACAGTATTTATTGGCAAGGTTTAGTACAAACTCATACAAAATCAGAACTGTTGATTTAGCAggtgaaaaacatattttttaatggtAGAGAtgctttaacattttttctcaaatgaaaCTTTACTACACTAAGTATATTGGTTTAGGGTGTTCCTTGGTAGGGGGATAACTCGCACTCATAGGATTCAGATTCAGGGAATAGTTAGTCAGATTAGACATAAATTTTATTCTGCAAGATAAAGGCAATATTTTAATTCCTAAGAAGTATCTTGGCAAGATCTAAAAGTGGCCTTCAGctctttttcttgaaaattgtTCCGTCCAGCTTTAAATGCTTCCATACAGAGCAGCCTGCAGGATGGCAGCCATAATTGAATAGtgttaaatattttgagatACTGGGATCCAGCAATATCAATTGACATAATAAAACAGATATAATTTAATTGTTGTTCTATCACTGCTGTTTCTAGAACAGGTGAAATTAAAACAGGAAGATATTATTAACAttcaaaagacaaaacccaagagtttatgaattaaaatatgaaaaggtCAAAGTTATAGTTGAGAGcacaaaaatgtaataaaaatgtatacTACTGTAACTGGATTTCATAACTTAATTGCTAAGATAAATATGTgctaattaacttttttttaaattttttgcaGAGTTGGGAGCACTTGACAAGCTACCTACACCAGAGGAAACAAACCAGTCTtgaagaatgtatttttattttgttgcagtGTAGATTTAGACTGAATTCTAAACAAAAGATGCAAATGAGCTGACATTGAGAAGTATTGTTTGCATTAATCTGATAAATGGTAAATGGCATTCTCCcctctggtttgtttgttgaatttttttttcttttttttttttcccccttctcctgcaaTGTTATAGTGTATAATTTTGCCTTGGTAAAATTTTTCTGTAGgtaaatgataaaataaaaataagagcaactaaattgtttcattttaaagttaAGTATCTTCCAGCACACAATGTACCAAATACAAAGTCCAGGTTAAATTGTAAGATTACACTGCACCAATACTCCACAATAttagagcaaaataaaacataaatactATATATTGGGTACTTTAAATAACACAAAAAGAATGACTTCAAGGTGCTGCCATGCAGAATCTTTTTAGTCACAGATCTGTCTGTACTTCTGTGCTTCAAGAAGCATTACTTCCTGTTCATGTTTTCACAGACGTGAAATAAACTCATGTTCATAAGAAATTTCATATTATTCACCTGTGATACACCAGCCCATTGACTGAAGCATACCTTAATGCAATACAAATTTAACTGTTCTGTACAAGTTTATACAAATCATATGTGTAGGATTCCTGCATCATCAAGAATACTGGGTCTGTACTCCTTaatgaaaaaatgcttctgtctgcttcaagattaaaaaattattttatgagaTGCTTCATTCTGAGTCTAGCAAAGCACTTGAATCCATGCTTAATCCATACAAAAGTGCTTTGATGGACCAGAATGCTAGACCTGTGCACAATAAATGTCATATCAAGACTGAGGAAAGGTTTGAGAGGATACAGAACCATGGAAAGGTTTTTCATATTCAGGTGACTTTCCCTCTCTGCACAGAGCAATGAAATATCATTCTTTCAAAATGCTGAAGTGCACTGGAGTGCACAGACTGACAGAGATATTGCAGACCTTTATTACCTAATCTGTCTTTCACTTTTAGTGTAGCAAAATACATTCTAAATGCTAATCCACTAGTGTCTAGTTTGAACCTGGATGGCTGTCCCACCTTGTCAGTCAGGCTTTGCTCTTCCTCTGATAATAACTCAGCCTCTGATCTCATATCTGATGTTCACTTTCCAAAGTCTGCAAACTACACTTTTCATCAGATCCAGAGAGCTTCTGAGCAAGCCCTTCCAACAATGTTAAACTGGATtacactttttgtttttataagaGTAATAAAAGTGTACAATGCTGCTATACAAAGTGTGTGTATGCTGCTAGTCCAACATGATTTGGTAAATTTATGGGCTTCCAAAAATGTCAAATAAGGATAGAGTGAAATTTAACCTCTGTACATTAATATGGTAATGTCCAAACTCTCATTTTCACTAGTAATGTCCATATTTCCTACCGTAACCTTGAAGCAGAGTTCACTAAAATCAAGACCATTATTTTCATTGAGTTCCATGGACTTTGATTGACTGTAAAACCCGGTATCCATTTGAAGAACTCAGTATCAATCTTTCTATGGCAGAGCACCCCAATCTATGATCAAATAAAAGGAACATCACATTAgcactgaatttcttttcttttgaaataggataagaaattagaaataatagaataaaagtagaaaacagTTATTACTTTAATCAAATTAGCGTACTGTCAGCTCATTAGAGTTGGAATGTTtatttgaaattctgaaatttgagattatttgaaataatgaaaaactcATGGGATCAGGAAGATTTACAGCACTGTGTAAGCAGGGAGGCCCACAAGCTTTTGCATTGTGCTGCACTGTTATATGAAAATGCTATAGAAACCAGAATATTATTACCTACTTACCAAAAGCAGTCCACATACTTTCACTTAATTTCTGCATTCAAACACATATTGGTAATACTCCAAAATACAGAGGCAGGTAAAATTTTCAGCTTGTTTCTTCACTCTCTAACATCTCTTATCTTTGCAAaaacaaagggggaaaaaaacaataaaggGGCATTCCTCTGGATCAATTACACAATTTCAgtaatgttattattttattaaccTGGCgttcagccaaagtaaacaGCCACACATTGATTTTATGAcaaatctcattaaaaatgGCCCTTAAACCGTAACTTGGAAGCAATCAGTTTCAACGGGGCAAATAGACAATAAAAAGATGTTTTAGTGGAACATAATAATTAAAATCCCTAATAATTTCCATCTAATTGTATAATTTATTTGCTCCTTTGCATACATTATGTCCCACTTTTCTGTAGGATTAGCTCAAACACATACGTGCACTAAAGACAGAAAccgaattaaaaaaaatacagagtaaaACTTTGTTGTAATGTTTGCCAGTGCTATGAAATTACCCATCATGCAAATTTAACCCTGACAATGAACAGAAGGCTTGCGTGATGCTGAATGACTGGACAATAAATGGAAGATGAGATTAAATGCTGATGCAAGAAATTATATACGCAGAGAGAAACAATTCTAATTTTACCTACGCATACTGATGCTACTAAATTGTGTCTGGAAAAAGACCTATTGCACACAGTCCtctaaaaatgctattttaaacCTCAACAGTGGtcagaaaggcaaaaggaatgtTAGGAATCATAACGAAATTATACCATTCCCATCTTTGACACCAGCAGCAGTTCTGGACAGCTCACTACAAGTTAAAAACCACTGTACAACCAGGAAAACTATAGAGAAAAtggacaaatatttttacaataatttCCATACACAGAGAGACTAAACAGATGAGAGATGAGTCTTAAATGTTGTGCTAGAAGTGCTTAGCAAATTCACTTATTCCTGTAACCCAAGATTTAATGATTAAATGATAAATGATGATAAACCCcacatccagaaaaaaaagggtcttTTCCATACATCTCATGATGAAATTGTGGCACTGACAGGCACAGGACTTTGTGGAGGCCATATGCTCCATGAAAGGAAACAGTTACATTCATGGAAGAAAAGTCTTCCAAGATCCAAATGAAACCACTGCTCAAAAAGTCTAATTAAATTGTTTCTTAGAACAAATTATGGACTCTTGTGCACAGAGTTATAAAACGACTCTTACAACTTGATCCAGGGATTAATTAAACAGGGCTTCTTCAGCTGCATAACATTTGATGCCAGCTTACAAAAGAAATTTGTAAATCACATATTTTTGGCTAAAAATTCTACGGGAATACTGAATTCTGAATAGTACccataacaaagaaaaagaaaagtatatttttatacagCGTTTCACCTGTCAGGTAGTCTAATTACAACTTGTTTAAATGCAAATCAGTTCAGCATCAAAGTGGGAATTTTTGGTGGCACAGCTGGCATTGAACAGTCTGTTCAGATTAGGAAGTCATTAGGAACCTGACAGGGCACATGTATTTTCCCACCTGACTACTCATGTAAAGGTCAGACTGCAACATTAGCATAGAAAAATTAGATAGGACTCAGATTACTGAGGATGTTTGAGGGGGCTTGATATTGGGGTTGACATAATCCTTCTTTCAGGTTTAATGTTACCATGGTTCAAACTACAACCCCTTTTGCCTGACTAATGCACCAACTTCCTAACGTCATAGAGAAGCTTGGTGGGAGTTAGTTTACAAGAGACTCCAATATGTCTTTAGCTGttcttttatatttcagaaaagacaaGGAGATATGAGATAGTATATGTAAAGACTCATTAATAACTGCCAGAAAAAATTGGCAAAAGTATTCTCACATTGTTTCAGAATGTGACACAAATTTGCAACAGCTTAGAAATGGA encodes:
- the GAL gene encoding galanin peptides isoform X1, whose protein sequence is MQRCASFLFLSLILGATLSETFGLVFSAKEKRGWTLNSAGYLLGPRRIDQLLLIKEMPIARGREEAPGAYAVDNHRSFNDKHGFTGKREIQLDEDIKAGNLGRPLSDENIMRTVIEFLTYLHLKELGALDKLPTPEETNQS
- the GAL gene encoding galanin peptides isoform X2, giving the protein MQRCASFLFLSLILGATLSETFGLVFSAKEKRGWTLNSAGYLLGPHAVDNHRSFNDKHGFTGKREIQLDEDIKAGNLGRPLSDENIMRTVIEFLTYLHLKELGALDKLPTPEETNQS